CTTGTGGCCTGTAACGGCTCAAGTCAGACGGGTTCAAAAACCTCTGAATCTGGTACAAAGACAAACGCAAATGGTGAAGTTGATACCTCTGAAGAGGTAACCATTACCATGATGGTGTTGGGAGATAAACCGACCAACGGACAGTTAGAAAAAGTAATGAAACAAGTAAATACTAAATTAAAAGAAAAAGTAAACGCTAAACTTCAGTTGAAATGGATTGAATGGGCTGATTATATGACAAAGTATAATCTAACTCTAGCTTCTGGAGAACCTGTTGATTTAATTATCACCGCTACTGACTGGTTGGATGCATGGGGAAATGCACAAAAAGGTGCATTCATGGATATTACGGACCTGCTGCCTAAATATGCACCTAAGACATTTGAAGATGTTTCCAAAGATAGTTGGGAGCAAACAAAATACGATGGAAAAATTGTTATGATTCCTGAGGACTCTTATACTCAATGGGTTAACCACGGCTTTTTCTATCGCACAGATTGGGCAAAAGAATTTGGAATCACTGAACCTATTAAAGATTTTGAAACACTTGGTAAATACTTCCAAGGTATTAAAGATAATAAAAAGGGTGTTATTCCTTGGGATACACCAGGAACAAACGTTACAACTGCATGGGGTTATACAACTTCTTATTCCGATGCAATTGAACTTCCAATTACTACAGGTGTATTTCCGATTTATTGGGCTAATTCCTATGAAGATGCCTATACCGTTATGAGTCCAGTGTTTGAAGATGTGTTTGTAGACTATGCAAAGATGATGAAGGATTGGGCAGATAAAGGCTACTGGCGTTCTGACGTATTGAACTATAAAGGTGATACCCGCGCTTTATTCCAAGCTGGAAAAACAGGTGCTGACCAGCACCATACAGAAACATTCTCAACCTTACGTCCACAAATGGACGTGAAACAACCAGGTTCAGAAATAGATATATTTGCTTGGTCGGATACACGTGACAACTTAATTTCAATGTCGATTACTCACGGTGCAACAGCGGTTGGTGCTCACAGCAAAAACCCTGAACGTGCCCTAATGGTTTACGATCTGATTCGAAACGATGAGGAACTTTACAAATTATTTAACTATGGTATTGAGGGAGTACAATACGAAATTGTAGACGGCAAACGTGTTCGCCCTGAAGGTTATGATGAAACAAAAGATTCATTCTCCGCTAACTTCTGGGGTGGCCGTGTAGATAAATTCGAAATCCCAAGTGCTGACAAATGGGAAGGAATGTCTGAGATTTTTGCACAGTACGATACCATTAAAAAGCCGTACCCATATGGCCAATTTGTATTTGATAGTACTCCAGTTGAAGCTGAACTTTCTGCTCTATCACAAGTGACTGCACAATTAGTACCAGCAATTGCATTCGGTAAAGCAGGAGATCCAGAAAAGGCTGTAAAAGATTTCCGTAAGAGATTAGAAGCAGCAGGGTATGAAAAGGTTCAAAAAGAAATCCAAAAACAAATGAATGAATATAAAAAGCTTGTAGAAGGTAAGTAATTAGAGAATAAATTAAAAGAAAAGAGGGCTATCATACATTCTTGATAGCCCTTTATCTATCAGTCTGCCATT
This Neobacillus sp. YX16 DNA region includes the following protein-coding sequences:
- a CDS encoding DUF3502 domain-containing protein: MVKIKKTLVLFLVMLLTFSLVACNGSSQTGSKTSESGTKTNANGEVDTSEEVTITMMVLGDKPTNGQLEKVMKQVNTKLKEKVNAKLQLKWIEWADYMTKYNLTLASGEPVDLIITATDWLDAWGNAQKGAFMDITDLLPKYAPKTFEDVSKDSWEQTKYDGKIVMIPEDSYTQWVNHGFFYRTDWAKEFGITEPIKDFETLGKYFQGIKDNKKGVIPWDTPGTNVTTAWGYTTSYSDAIELPITTGVFPIYWANSYEDAYTVMSPVFEDVFVDYAKMMKDWADKGYWRSDVLNYKGDTRALFQAGKTGADQHHTETFSTLRPQMDVKQPGSEIDIFAWSDTRDNLISMSITHGATAVGAHSKNPERALMVYDLIRNDEELYKLFNYGIEGVQYEIVDGKRVRPEGYDETKDSFSANFWGGRVDKFEIPSADKWEGMSEIFAQYDTIKKPYPYGQFVFDSTPVEAELSALSQVTAQLVPAIAFGKAGDPEKAVKDFRKRLEAAGYEKVQKEIQKQMNEYKKLVEGK